The genome window GGTATATAAGTTTATTGTGAAGGAACTACAGGACGCAGCACCACTGCTCTCAACAGGGCACAGCAACCTTGTAGGGACTGACTATGGACGTGTGACGCGGTCTGTTGCCAATTTCCTGCTTGCCAAGTTAATGCTGAATGGTGAGGTCTACTCTGATGCTGACTGGACTGACAACCAGCAACCTAAGGGTACACGAATCTACTTTGCCGTTGATGGTCAGCAGATGAATATATGGCAGGCTTGCCGGCATTACTGTGACAAGGTGTCATCCGATGGATTTACCTTGACAACAGATTATCCCAGCAACTTCTACGTTCATAACGAGACCTCGCCGGAGAATATATTTGTCATTCCTGTAGACAAGCATCTCTACAAGAACCAGTTTCAGTATCTCTTCCGTTCCCGTCACTATGCACACGGTGATGCCTTGGGCACTGGTGCTGAGAACGGAGCCTGCGCTACCGTCTCTACTGTCAACACCTTTGGCTATGGAACCAATAATGTTGACAAGCGGTATGCCTATAACCTCTACTCTGACACAGTACGTGTGGACGGGAATACCGTCCTCTTAGAGAACGGCAAGCCACTCATCTATATGCCACTTGCTGTAGAAATGAATCTTACATACAGTCCGTATATCAAGACGGCAGGTGCAAGAATGGCAAAATATGAGGTTGACCGCACAGGTTATAACGACGGTAAGAACCCCAACAACGACATTGTTCTCTTTCGCTATGCCGATGTGTTGCTGATGAAGGCCGAGGCTGCAGTGCGCAATGGAGGGAATGGCAACACAGAAATGAACCTTGTGAGAAGCCGCAGCGGAATGGGAAACAGAACAGCCACATTGGACAATATCCTTGCCGAACGGCTCATGGAACTGATGTGGGAAGGATGGCGTCGCAATGACCTTATCCGCTTCAACCGCTTCCATCAATCCTATGACCTCCGCACAGCACCAACAACGGAAGCCGACCGCCACACCATCGTATTCCCTATCCCGTCACGTGCACTGGCTCTCAACGAGAAACTGAAGCAGAACAAAGGTTACAAGGCTCAACCATAACTTTGGTGTTCATAATTAATTGCCAATATATTCAAGTCTGTTTTCCTGTCAGTCTGCCAACTTGATGAAGAAGGAGTGTAACGGGTTACACGGGTGATGAGAGAGGGAAGAATGACAAAAGACAGGCTTGAAAACAGGGGTAAGGCAAGGAAGAAGATGAAAAAGATATATTGCTGTCTGATAAAGATTAAATAGCATACGTTCCCACACGGAACATCTTTTAAACAGACAACATCCTATTGTCTTTGAAGGAGCAAGCTCCCTGATCAAATAAGAATTACTTGCTTTTGCCGGTACAACTCTTTTCAAACAGCAAGTTGATTCCATATCGGCGACATATTGCATCGTATTTAGCACCCAGCACCATTGGTGCTTGCTAACAACACCACATGTGATGGGCATCAACACATCGGCTGAAAACGGTAAGAGAAGTTCATTATTGTCATTATATCCTATATAATAAGACACGAAAGGCTACCTTATGCGTGAAATGTTCAGCGGACAGCAATAATAAAGATACATACATGTGCTTATTTCCAAACACCTTTCTAAGAACAAAAAACGAATGTCAATGAAAGCTAATCTCAAGGAACTGTTACTGCCCATCTTGCTGTTCTGCCTGCTGCTCATCCTACCGGATGTATATGTATGGTGGAAGTATCTGATGCCGTCAGGCACCATCTGGCTCAGCATTGTGTGGTATCTGCCGTCAGCAGTAACCATTACGACTTTCTACCTTTTCCGCTCAGGCATTTACCACAACACCCTCCTGCGTGCTTTCATCGGTATGATTCTCTGTCTTGATCTTCCCAAACTGCTGTTTACCCTATTGCAATTCATCCTGCCGACAACAGTTTCCCTGCTATGCGCCATAGCCTTGATAGCCGTCTTCATCTATGGTTTCTTTTTTGGATGGCGACGTATTGTCGTACGCACAGCAACCTGCGAATCGCCTCTGCTGCCCCTGTCGTTCGATGGCTATCGCATTCTGCAACTGAGCGACCTTCACCTCGGAACCTACCAACGGAACCCAGGCTTTATAAAGAAACTGGTCAGGATAGTAAACGAACAGAAGCCCGACCTGGTAGTCTTCACCGGCGACCTTGTCAACGTACGTGCCGATGAGGTACTCCCCTTCCTTGCCGACCTCAGTAAGATAACCGCACCCGACGGTGTCTACAGCGTCATGGGCAATCATGATTACTGCGAATACGGAATGGAAACAAATAATGTAAACAAGCACAACGAACGGCAGGGAGCCTTTGCAAAGGAACCGACAGCCCTACGTAACCAGCGTGTGCTGGAATATCTGGAGGAAAAGATTGGCTGGCATTTGCTCATGAACGAGCATGTCAACATCATTCGCATACGTCAGGAAGACGGGATCAACAAGAGTGAATCAATATCCCTTATCGGTGTTGAGAATATCAGCAGACCACCTTTCAAGACCATGGGCGACCTCTCGAAAGCCATGGAAGGACTGGTCAACGGGACATTCAAGATTCTTCTCAGCCACGACCCCACCCACTGGCGACGCGGTGTATTGCACAAGACTGACATCGCTCTTACCCTTTCAGGACATACACATGCAGGACAGCTCAAGATAGGCAGGTTCTCTCCTGTCAAGTGGGCATACAATGAATGGGGTGGAAAGTATGTTGAAGATGGTTCCATGCTCCATGTTTCTCTCGGCATCGGTGGCACTGTCCCCTTCCGATTCGGAGCATGGCCGGAGGTAAATGTAATAAAACTCACAAGCAAACAATAGCCCCTCCCGGGAAGAGAGGGGGCATAGATGGCTGTTAGGAAACTGCCGGAAGCACCGTTTGGCTTATGTCGAAATCATAGAAATATAGAAAGCCCAAGCATATAGGAAAGCCTGACCAGCTACTGCTCCTGATAACTGTCGAGCCTTGCCAGATAAAACTTTCTAAAGTCACTCCACTTATAATAATAAGGAGTAGAGGTTGCTGAGAACGGCAGCGTAGCCTCTTCCTCGTTGAGCAGCACCTTCACAAGGACATCAGCATTAGGATTCTTCGATTTCTTGTAGAAAACAAGCTGGATGTTGGCAGCCATCGGGAAGATGCGCGAATCTATCCATCCTTTTGCTTCAAGACTGTCTACTTGCGACACCTGCACATAACTTCCGTTGAGGTCGAGCAGACAAGCCAACGGCATAACCATCGTTTCATGCCCGAAGCGCAGCGACGCTCCCGGATGCGGAAGGGCAAGACAAGAATCCGCCTCAGTAATCATCCTGCGCAAGAGATTACGCTGGGAGAAAGGTTGTTTACCACCGTTCTGCGGTGCACCGGCAAAGTGCAGGTACCACCATACGTTGGCACGCTGCCAAAGACGATAACGTTCATCGGGCGTAAAGGCGTCATATAGCGACAGTGAATGGCGTATCTCTGAGTTCTGCACGATACCGGCAAGCCCAAAGAGGTCGTGTGCCAGTCGTTCTACTTCAATGTTCCTGTCCACATAATCAGCATCCTTGAAAAGACGTGACATCAAGGGTTTGTTGTCTAAATGCCGTTTCTCCCAGTCTTTCATCGCCTTCTTTACCTCCTCGTTCTCTCGTTGCTGAGCGAGTTTCTTGTCTGAAAGATTCATATAATACATATCGTAATCACTGGCATCGTGGCGGATACGCAGACGTGGATTGTGTCGCAGAAGTTCCTGAAGTGCGTTCTCCATTGACAGGATGCAGCGGATGACAACCGTAGACTTGGCATCTATCCACACCGAGTCACTGAAGACGGATGGAAAACGCTCATACATTCGCCGTGCAATCTGCCGATGCTGCTCAGCACCTAAGGGTGTCAGTTCGCCCCAACGCTTGTATGACTCAGCATACATACGGCGTATTTTCGCCATCACCTCCCTGCCTTTACCGCTAAGCACACCTGCCGAGTCAGCCCGTTCAAGAACCTGCAAAGGGCGCAAATAATCCTTCCCGGAAAGGAGATAGCGTGAGCCGTGCCGCCCATAATGGGAGATGTAAACGGGAACATAACCTGTCGGGGGTGCAGTAAGTCTGCCTGAAGGCGCAGGATAGGCAAGACCATTGCTTGCCGACAGTTCTGGCTTTTCATCAATTTCCTTTCTGAACGATTGTGCATTGATGTGCAGAGATGACAGGAACGTCATCATACACAGCAGAATAAGATATTTTCTCATATCGTAATAAAAATGTTTTATATTTCTTACAAGGAAGAAACTCCTGCCTCGTAAACGGGCGGAGCTACTTCGTCCTACTTCACAAAGATAAGTATTTTTTAGTGATTTACAGCCAGAATACGGTTAAAGGTAAATAAAAATCAGGGACAGACAATCTCGTCTGTCCCTGATTTTGTTCTATGACTGGCTATCTAAGAGACCATTCTTCCTATTATAATACAGCCTGTCTTTTTCCCTATACGGGGTTAATCTTCATACTTTCCCCAAGAAGATTAGGGCACCCAGCCCCACCTCTTCTCCCTTCTTTCGGAGGGGGTGGGGGAGGTTCTTACATATCCTCCTGGAACAACGGGTCCTCAGGAACAACCATGATCGGCTTCTGCTGAGATGCTTTCAGAATGTTCTCAGGAACATACTTGTTGTCAACTACCAGACGGAAGGTGTATTCATTGAACCAAGGGTTGCTCATAATCAGGCAACCATTCTGCCCGTAAGTGCCTCCCCATGAGTTCTCAACCTTCCACTTCTTCGGCTGACCGTTCTCATCCAAGTCAACTGCCGTGAGCGTCATAGCATGTGTTGAACCACTGTCGAAAGTCGAAATGCGGTCTGCCTTGTTCATTGGGAAAGTCGTTCCGTAGAGCGTTGCATAGTCATAGTTGTCAAGGTCAAGATAACCACGCTTACGGTCGAGCTGCTTGCCCACATCATAACTGGTGTACATCTTCGTCGAATCCTTCAGCGAAGCGATTGCCATCTTCGCAATTTCCTCCATCGGAAGGTTCACATACTTCCAGTTATGACCATCGTATGTATGGCGGTCGTACTCAATTTCGTAAGTCTTATAGTAAGGACGGCGGGGATCATTCATTGCCATAATGAAAGTTCCATTGATGGGTCCGCCCACCGTTTCCTTATAGAATTCCTGTGGTGTATAGGTTTTTGCCTTGCCTATCTGCTTTCCGTTCTTATCCTTGAAGGCAAAGGTAAAGCTCTTCACCGGCTCACCCAGAGAAAGCGACAGGATGTGATAGATACTGCCCAGCATCTCGGTCTTGCGTGCCTTGATAGCTGCCTTCGACTTCTTGTCAGCCACCATCTTACGCAGTTCCAGACCGTATTCACGCAGTTTTGAAGATACAATCTTTGCCATACGTGAGGTGTTTTCTGCCGAATAGGTCTCAGGCATCGCCTCCATCGGAACAACACCATACTTCTCAACAAGGTCAGACACACCGCAGAACGTACCGCCATCACTGACCGGACTCTTGAAGAAGAACTGCACGCGTGGGTCGTCTATCGGCTTTCCAGCATTGTCAATCACACCCTGCAGCATCAGATTAGCCTTCTCTAACTGGTCATAGAAAGAGAGATAAACGTGAGAATATTCCACCTTCAACGTATCCTTGTGCTGACGGGCAAACTTGGCACGCAGCACGTTCAGTCCCGTAAAGAGCCAGCAACGTCCCGAGCTCTTCTGGTTATGGATGTTCTGCTTCGGCGTTTCCACACTGAAGTAGGTGTCCACAGGACCTGCATTGGGGAAGTTAAGGGCAAGGTCGTCAATAGCATTTGTAGCGATAGCATTCGACAGTGCACGGTCAGCCGTCGTCAGTCCTGCTTTCTGAATCTGCTGAAGCATCTGTGTGTCAATACCACCATCTCTCATCTGCGCCTGAAGCGTGAGCGCACAGCCCAGCAACCCACAGGCAATTAACATATTCTTCTTCATTGTTTTTTAATAATATAAGGTAAAGGGTTATTTACAAACTTATTCTCTACAAAGATACTATTTATTTCTCATTGTACATGTAAGAAAGATGGAAAAACATCACGACTATGGGTAAAATTATCCATGGGAAGGACAGATGGCAATTTATTTCCACGAAGAAAAAGAATTATTTTCATGAAAAGAAATAATTATTTTCATGAAGAAAAATATTTCTTTTCATGAAAGTAATTTGCCGAAAGTCACTAAACGAATCTGAAAAACACTTCTTCACGAAGACAAAAAGTCCCGTCAACTCCTTTAGAACAGCACCTTTATGCTATGAGTAAAGCCTTGGATTAATGACTATTCAACAATGAACGGGAAAAAGAAAATCATCACCCAATCATCATTTTTTTACCAAAACGCTTGCAAGTATCAGATATTAATCCTACATTTGCAGTGTATTATTAAAGTAGTACACCAATACACTGCCGAAAACAATTAATGAAAACAGATAAAAACAACCCCTTAAAAAGAGAAAAAGACTTATGATTCAAGTAAATGAACTGACTTTCAGCTATCCCGGAGGCAAACACAATGTGTTCGAGGGACTGAATCTGCAACTCAACGAAGACCGCATCTACGGTCTGTTAGGCAAGAACGGAATGGGAAAGAGTACCTTGCTATACCTTATAGCCGGGCTTCTGAAACCCAAGAATGGCAGCGTCATCGTTGACGGCTACACTGCTTCGTACCGCTATCCAGAGATGTTACAGGAGCTGTACATTGTGCCGGAGGAGTATGACCTACCCAGTATGTCACTCGCAAAGTACGCAAAGATTCACGAAGATTTCTATCCCCACTTCAACCAAGAGACCCTTAAGAAGTGCCTGGCCGACTTCGAAATGCCTGTAGACATTGACCTTAAACAACTCTCTATGGGACAGAAAAAGAAGGTCTATATGAGTTTTGCACTTGCTACCGGCTGCCACCTGCTCCTGATGGACGAGCCTACTAACGGACTTGACATCCCGTCAAAGGCACTCTTCCGCAAGGTTGTGGCAGGCAATATGGCAGAAGATTCGTCGCTGATAATTTCTACTCATCAGGTGCACGACGTTGAGCAGCTGCTTGACCATATCATTATCCTTGATAATTCACAAGTAATTGTGAATGCGTCAACTGAGGATATAACAAATGATTACACCTTCGGAATCCGCCAGCCTAACGAGATGGACGAAAGCGTACTCTATGCAGAGCCATCCATTCAAGGCAACAATGTGATTGCACGACGTCAGAAGGGTGACAACGAGACTACTATCAATCTTGAATTGCTGTTCAATGCAGCAACAACAGGTAAACTTAAATAAAAACAAGGAGGACAACTTTTATGAATACTACATTATCAAAAACAATCAGAATCAGTCTTATTCTCGCTGCCTGCCTGTTCGTTTTCAGTTCCTGCATCCGTAAGAAAGCAGACTATGGGAAGGTGGTTACCAAGAATATCCCTGTTGAAAAGTTCCATGAATTAAATGTTGCAGCATTAGTTCCAGTTCATATCATACAAGGCAAGGAATGCAGTATAAAGGTAAAAGGACCGGAAGAACTGCTTTCATATATGAACTTCCATGTTGTAGAAGGAAAACTGGTTATCCAAATGAAGGAGCTGGATTCTGCATTTGGTATACCTTTCTATTCCTTCAAAACAGATAAACTAACCAGCAAAATTGAAGTTTATGTCACTGCTCCTACCTTTACACACATGTTATTGGAAGGCTCCTCACCCATCATTTTCCCAGACTCTATTACACTTGACAAGCTGAATATTACTTCTAACTTTGGGAGTAGTATCAACATAAATAAAATGATGATAAATCAGCTGAACATTTCCATTAATGGTGTTAGTGATGTAAATATCAAGAGTCTGACCGCCAAGCAAGCCAATTTTGACATCTCTGGGAACAGTGACATTAAAATGAACTCCGGACATGTAGACAATACCTCTTTCTCCATAGCAGGTAATGCTGACCTGAAAATAAGAAATCTGACAGCTAAGAAAGCCCGCTTTGCTGTTCCAGGGAATGCAGACTTAGACGTAAACTTCAACCGCACGGACACGGCATCCTTCTACATAATGGGTAATGCTGATGGCAAGGTCACGGGGACAACACGTCAGCCTATACAAACGATAACAGAGGGTAAAGCCGTTATCAAAGACGAAACAACAAGAATTAAATAAACATAAGGAGGATATAAATATGAAAAAATTTGATATAAACCGCTTCAGTAAAGTAATGAGCCGGCTCATCCTTGTTCGCCGCCGCTCTATCATCAAACTCTTCGCTGGTTTCCTCATAGGTTTCTTTGTCATTGCGATAATGTTTCTTCCGTTCTTTCACTGGTCTGCCATGTCAGATGATGATATAAGAATTAGGTTATGGGGAATTTCACCTTTCATCAATGTAGTATTTGCAATGTCATTCTTCATAATAGCTACATTCATTATCAGCGACCTCGGTAAACGCCAGCAACGTATAAATGAAATGATGCTGCCTGCCACTAATCTTGAGAAGTTCCTGGCACGTGTCATACTCGTTTCCGTGGTTTATCCATTGCTTATTGCCATCGCCTTTATCGCTGCCGATGGATTGCAACAGCTGACAACAATGCTTATTTTCCATGGTGGAAGAGCTTCCTTGGTCGCAACGTGGTATGAAAACTGCCAAAGTTCAAGCACAGGTTCTCCATTATGGGTTAGGGCAGGAATAGTTCTTCTTACCAATTCATTCGCACTCTTAGGTGGTATGTTCTTCCGCAAGGCTGCATGGTTGAAGACGCTGATCAGCTTATTTGTCATTATTACCGGCATTGCAATAAGCCTCACGACTTTTGCCTATCTCCTTTACGAACATACTGACTACGAACTTGTCTTAACAGATGACACCCTTTCTTCTATCATCGGAAATCTTATCTGTTTGGGCTTGATTGTCTTGATGTACTGGTCTTCCTACAAGATTTACACACGTCTGCAGGTTATCAACAACCGTTGGAGAAACTTTTAATAAAGAGCTGATTAAAGATTAAGGCTTATGAATTTCGAGAATAACAAGGCTATCTATGAGCAAATGGCTGACCGCCTTTGCGATGAGATTATAGCCGGAACATATAAAGCTGACGACCGAATACCGTCTGTCCGGGAGTATGCCGTTATGCTGCAGGTGAATACCAACACGGCAGTAAAGGCCTACGAGCTGCTCTCCCGTAAGGAGATTATCTATAACCGGCGCGGTCTCGGTTACTTCGTCTCAGCTGGTGCACGTGAGCAGATTATGACTGCAAGGCGCAACACTTTCCTCAAACAGTCTCTTCCTTCCATCTTCCGTGAAATGAATCTGTTAGGAATAACAATGGAAGAGGTTGAAAAGGAATGGAACAAAACGCAACAATAACAGCCTCTTTCTAACAAGAAACGGCTCATAATCAGTGAGAGTTTACTCTCCCATTCCGCTATCTGATAACAACAAATAGGGATGCACAGGCTGTGCATCCCTATTTGTTGCAAACACTGTTTAAAGAATCGTTTTCTGCATAACTTCGTCTTCACCGTCTTACGCTGTTTTATACGTTATAAGACAGCTTTTCTCACCCCGTCTCGTACTAATGTGCTAACGTCCAGCACATGTGGTGCTGGTGGTCAGCACACATGGTGCTGTTAGTAAACACAACTCGTGTCGAGAATCCAAAATGGCAGCAAACTCATTTAAACATATAATTGCATATCAAGCACTCCGCTTGACTATCTTCTGACCATAAGAAATCAGAACTGCATATATGCTTGAGAGAAAGAAGAATTTGTTTATGGACATCTCTCACCTGTTATCCTGCAACAATTCGAGCAGTTCTTCCTGTGTCATTGCATGAGATATGTCAGAACCTTCAAGAAGTGAGTCTGAAAGGTTGCGCTTTGTCTTATGCAGACGAAGTATCTTCTCTTCGATGGTGTGCTGACTAATCAGGCGATAGACCGTTACATCCTGTTGTTGCCCTATACGATAGGCACGGTCAGTAGCCTGCTGTTCGATGGCAGGATTCCACCAAGGGTCAAGGTGAACAACATAGTTAGCACCCGTAAGATTCAGTCCCAGTCCTCCAGCCTTCAGACTGATAAGGAAGAAGGGGCACTTTCCTGTCTGGAATTCCTTTACCAGCTTTTCACGCATAGCCATCGGTGTGCTTCCGTCAAGGTAAAGATAAGGAAGTTTGGCTTTATCCATAGCCTTCTTTACTTCCTCGAAGAAACTGGTAAACTGACTGAAAACAAGCGCACGGTTACCGCTGTCGTTGAGACTCTCTGCCAAATCAATAAATGCTAGCACCTTACTGCTTGGTAACTTCCACTTCTTGTCAACCAACGAACAGCTACACGCCATCTGACGTAAACGAGTAATCTCGGCTAATGCACTCACCTTGTCAGTTTTGTTTTCAAGAAGACTTGCCTCCGTCTCACGCCTTTTAATCTCATACATAGCCATCTCCTCCGATGACAGTTCGACTGGGAGTTTTATTTCGTTCTTTGCTGGTAATTCGTCAATGACCTCTGCTTTCGTTCTACGCAAAAGGAAGGGAGAAATCAGACGACGTAACTGGCTTTGGCGTGCTTTGTCGTTATCTCCTTCAATAGGCTGGATAAATTTCTTCCTGAACTGTTCGGCACTTCCCAGAAGTCCGGGGTTGATAAACTGGAAAAGGTTCCATAACTCTGCAAGATGGTTCTGAATAGGAGTACCCGTAAGAATAACCTTGCGTTGTGCCTGTAACTGCATTGCCGACTTTGACATCTTCGTGTTGGCATTCTTGATGGTGTGTGCTTCGTCAAGACAGACCACATTCCATTCCCTCCCAACGAGGTCCTCCTGCTGAATATTCAACAAACCATACGTGGTGATAATAACATCTCCTGCCTTTGCCTCCTTAATATCTTTTGGACGATCCTCACTCTGATTGAGAACAGTGAGGTTCAGTGTCGGTGCAAATCGCTGAAGTTCATTGCGCCAGTTAGGTACGACAGAGGATGGTGCTACAATCAGCGAAGCTCCGTTTTCGCTCTGTTCAAGAAGCAGGGCGATGGTTTGAATGGTCTTTCCCAATCCCATGTCGTCAGCAAGACAGACACCTGCTCCCCATGCCGTCAGCCTTGACATCCATTCAAATCCCTCTTCCTGATAGTCACGTAGCTGTGCCTGCAAGGTCTTGGGCACAACAGGAACCTTCTTGCTGCACGCTTCAATTCGCTGGCGTAAGGTATCCATAGCCTCATTACGCTTTATATTCAAGGACGAATCATCCAGCAAGTCGCCTAACAAAGAGACTGCAGCAGGTGCCATCTGCAGATGTGAACGATTTTCGGTCGTTACTGTGTCA of Prevotella fusca JCM 17724 contains these proteins:
- a CDS encoding ABC transporter ATP-binding protein produces the protein MIQVNELTFSYPGGKHNVFEGLNLQLNEDRIYGLLGKNGMGKSTLLYLIAGLLKPKNGSVIVDGYTASYRYPEMLQELYIVPEEYDLPSMSLAKYAKIHEDFYPHFNQETLKKCLADFEMPVDIDLKQLSMGQKKKVYMSFALATGCHLLLMDEPTNGLDIPSKALFRKVVAGNMAEDSSLIISTHQVHDVEQLLDHIIILDNSQVIVNASTEDITNDYTFGIRQPNEMDESVLYAEPSIQGNNVIARRQKGDNETTINLELLFNAATTGKLK
- a CDS encoding C1 family peptidase, which gives rise to MKKNMLIACGLLGCALTLQAQMRDGGIDTQMLQQIQKAGLTTADRALSNAIATNAIDDLALNFPNAGPVDTYFSVETPKQNIHNQKSSGRCWLFTGLNVLRAKFARQHKDTLKVEYSHVYLSFYDQLEKANLMLQGVIDNAGKPIDDPRVQFFFKSPVSDGGTFCGVSDLVEKYGVVPMEAMPETYSAENTSRMAKIVSSKLREYGLELRKMVADKKSKAAIKARKTEMLGSIYHILSLSLGEPVKSFTFAFKDKNGKQIGKAKTYTPQEFYKETVGGPINGTFIMAMNDPRRPYYKTYEIEYDRHTYDGHNWKYVNLPMEEIAKMAIASLKDSTKMYTSYDVGKQLDRKRGYLDLDNYDYATLYGTTFPMNKADRISTFDSGSTHAMTLTAVDLDENGQPKKWKVENSWGGTYGQNGCLIMSNPWFNEYTFRLVVDNKYVPENILKASQQKPIMVVPEDPLFQEDM
- a CDS encoding GIN domain-containing protein, producing MNTTLSKTIRISLILAACLFVFSSCIRKKADYGKVVTKNIPVEKFHELNVAALVPVHIIQGKECSIKVKGPEELLSYMNFHVVEGKLVIQMKELDSAFGIPFYSFKTDKLTSKIEVYVTAPTFTHMLLEGSSPIIFPDSITLDKLNITSNFGSSININKMMINQLNISINGVSDVNIKSLTAKQANFDISGNSDIKMNSGHVDNTSFSIAGNADLKIRNLTAKKARFAVPGNADLDVNFNRTDTASFYIMGNADGKVTGTTRQPIQTITEGKAVIKDETTRIK
- a CDS encoding histidine-type phosphatase, translating into MRKYLILLCMMTFLSSLHINAQSFRKEIDEKPELSASNGLAYPAPSGRLTAPPTGYVPVYISHYGRHGSRYLLSGKDYLRPLQVLERADSAGVLSGKGREVMAKIRRMYAESYKRWGELTPLGAEQHRQIARRMYERFPSVFSDSVWIDAKSTVVIRCILSMENALQELLRHNPRLRIRHDASDYDMYYMNLSDKKLAQQRENEEVKKAMKDWEKRHLDNKPLMSRLFKDADYVDRNIEVERLAHDLFGLAGIVQNSEIRHSLSLYDAFTPDERYRLWQRANVWWYLHFAGAPQNGGKQPFSQRNLLRRMITEADSCLALPHPGASLRFGHETMVMPLACLLDLNGSYVQVSQVDSLEAKGWIDSRIFPMAANIQLVFYKKSKNPNADVLVKVLLNEEEATLPFSATSTPYYYKWSDFRKFYLARLDSYQEQ
- a CDS encoding GntR family transcriptional regulator gives rise to the protein MNFENNKAIYEQMADRLCDEIIAGTYKADDRIPSVREYAVMLQVNTNTAVKAYELLSRKEIIYNRRGLGYFVSAGAREQIMTARRNTFLKQSLPSIFREMNLLGITMEEVEKEWNKTQQ
- a CDS encoding RagB/SusD family nutrient uptake outer membrane protein, producing the protein MKYLLRPLFFLSILTLTGCLDENTRDSLDEQQVYTSAKDVYVNAVATLYNHIGGDKDSEGLQGTYRGVYDHNTFTTDEAIIPVRGGDWYDGGFWMDLYTHNWAVDSKPLYDTWKYLYKVIVFCNDALATIDKYKQLLTDEQYKAYRAEVRAIRALYYYYLMDMFGNIPLVTTVSESTENAEQTGRPEVYKFIVKELQDAAPLLSTGHSNLVGTDYGRVTRSVANFLLAKLMLNGEVYSDADWTDNQQPKGTRIYFAVDGQQMNIWQACRHYCDKVSSDGFTLTTDYPSNFYVHNETSPENIFVIPVDKHLYKNQFQYLFRSRHYAHGDALGTGAENGACATVSTVNTFGYGTNNVDKRYAYNLYSDTVRVDGNTVLLENGKPLIYMPLAVEMNLTYSPYIKTAGARMAKYEVDRTGYNDGKNPNNDIVLFRYADVLLMKAEAAVRNGGNGNTEMNLVRSRSGMGNRTATLDNILAERLMELMWEGWRRNDLIRFNRFHQSYDLRTAPTTEADRHTIVFPIPSRALALNEKLKQNKGYKAQP
- a CDS encoding metallophosphoesterase, producing the protein MKANLKELLLPILLFCLLLILPDVYVWWKYLMPSGTIWLSIVWYLPSAVTITTFYLFRSGIYHNTLLRAFIGMILCLDLPKLLFTLLQFILPTTVSLLCAIALIAVFIYGFFFGWRRIVVRTATCESPLLPLSFDGYRILQLSDLHLGTYQRNPGFIKKLVRIVNEQKPDLVVFTGDLVNVRADEVLPFLADLSKITAPDGVYSVMGNHDYCEYGMETNNVNKHNERQGAFAKEPTALRNQRVLEYLEEKIGWHLLMNEHVNIIRIRQEDGINKSESISLIGVENISRPPFKTMGDLSKAMEGLVNGTFKILLSHDPTHWRRGVLHKTDIALTLSGHTHAGQLKIGRFSPVKWAYNEWGGKYVEDGSMLHVSLGIGGTVPFRFGAWPEVNVIKLTSKQ